One part of the Mariniblastus fucicola genome encodes these proteins:
- a CDS encoding mechanosensitive ion channel domain-containing protein, whose protein sequence is MRPRNIMFQMTLVILLSMMMANASIAQDDGSGGSEESNDAVATTPNTVAVEDVADDSKIVQRLQGILESSGWFEEVEVTSQNGFVNINGFAISDENSDWATEIASRTTDVIGVSNNLEVKSRIDFGQSMSVVGKSLDKLYRDFLLRVPFIIAGIVVIALTWIVSRLFAFVFSRVLENRETIRASLRDLIKQLASISIWVVGFLIATVVVFPGMTPARALAVLGLGSVAIGFAFKDIFENFFAGVLILWRYPIEKGDFIQNGDVVGKVEEITIRNTMLRRTDGELVVIPNGQLFKSNVEVLTNRPKRRVRINCGVGYGEDVDRSREVIRNAVADCESISGPKSVEVFASEFADSSINFEVAWWTGAAPLEIRKSRDEVIAAIKSALDNANIEIPFPYRTLTFADSLRVEDRVSKNDDALEVSAARS, encoded by the coding sequence ATGCGACCAAGAAACATCATGTTCCAAATGACGCTTGTGATACTGCTGTCCATGATGATGGCCAATGCGTCGATCGCTCAGGATGACGGATCAGGCGGATCGGAGGAATCAAATGATGCAGTTGCCACTACTCCCAACACCGTCGCGGTAGAAGATGTGGCAGATGACTCCAAAATCGTACAACGGCTTCAAGGGATACTTGAATCTTCAGGTTGGTTCGAAGAAGTCGAAGTGACCTCGCAGAACGGGTTCGTAAATATCAATGGTTTCGCAATCAGCGACGAAAACAGTGACTGGGCAACAGAAATCGCCTCGCGGACTACCGATGTGATCGGTGTCAGCAACAACCTTGAAGTCAAATCCAGAATTGATTTCGGGCAGTCCATGAGTGTCGTTGGCAAGAGCTTGGACAAACTCTATCGCGACTTTTTGCTTCGCGTGCCGTTTATCATCGCCGGCATCGTCGTGATCGCGCTGACATGGATCGTCTCAAGACTGTTTGCGTTTGTGTTTTCGCGTGTTCTGGAGAATCGTGAAACGATTCGCGCCAGCCTTCGCGACCTGATCAAACAACTTGCTTCGATTTCGATCTGGGTAGTTGGCTTTCTGATCGCCACAGTCGTCGTCTTTCCCGGAATGACGCCGGCACGAGCGCTGGCGGTACTGGGGCTCGGATCAGTTGCCATCGGTTTCGCGTTCAAGGACATTTTTGAAAACTTCTTCGCCGGCGTGTTGATCTTGTGGCGCTACCCAATTGAGAAAGGTGACTTCATCCAGAACGGAGACGTGGTCGGGAAAGTTGAGGAGATCACGATTCGAAATACGATGCTCCGCCGCACCGACGGGGAATTGGTAGTCATACCTAACGGCCAGCTCTTCAAATCAAATGTTGAAGTCCTGACCAACCGTCCCAAGCGTCGTGTCCGAATTAACTGTGGGGTTGGCTATGGAGAAGATGTCGACAGGTCTCGCGAGGTGATTCGCAATGCGGTTGCGGATTGCGAGTCGATAAGCGGACCAAAATCAGTCGAGGTGTTCGCCAGCGAGTTTGCCGATTCGAGCATCAACTTTGAAGTCGCCTGGTGGACAGGCGCAGCACCGCTTGAGATCCGCAAAAGCCGCGATGAAGTGATTGCCGCAATTAAATCCGCTTTGGACAATGCCAACATCGAGATCCCTTTCCCGTATCGAACGCTCACTTTCGCCGATTCGCTACGCGTTGAAGATCGTGTTTCGAAAAATGACGATGCACTGGAAGTCTCAGCGGCTCGCAGCTAG
- a CDS encoding phosphatase PAP2 family protein, whose product MQQQKRRIILASIFLAIGIAGGAASVVSQGPLPADIAITRFLQSTLGSEPSWAGPITQSAKPPTVWLLLVGGLGLVWIRTGWRGPVAVLTAFLSIKLVDFILRASVHTPKPIADLVAVASPSESSGFPSTFGLVYGAVFGCIVFARSSDDWKSTAALVTSIGMILIGAISRIVLGGHWTSQMVASLCLAFAIVLVVYFGLEHKRETSSLLTAED is encoded by the coding sequence ATGCAGCAGCAAAAGCGAAGAATCATTCTAGCGTCAATCTTCCTTGCGATCGGTATCGCTGGCGGCGCCGCCAGTGTTGTGTCACAAGGCCCGCTACCGGCAGATATTGCGATTACGAGGTTTCTGCAATCTACCCTGGGTTCGGAGCCATCGTGGGCAGGTCCGATCACTCAGAGCGCCAAGCCCCCGACCGTGTGGTTGCTGCTGGTTGGCGGACTGGGACTCGTATGGATCCGAACCGGTTGGCGTGGCCCGGTCGCCGTGCTAACGGCGTTCCTTTCCATCAAGCTGGTGGACTTCATCCTGCGGGCATCGGTTCACACGCCGAAGCCAATCGCTGACCTCGTTGCCGTCGCGTCGCCAAGTGAATCATCCGGCTTTCCATCTACTTTCGGATTGGTCTACGGGGCTGTCTTTGGCTGCATCGTTTTCGCCAGATCAAGCGACGATTGGAAATCGACCGCGGCCCTGGTCACTTCGATTGGCATGATCCTGATCGGAGCCATCTCAAGAATCGTACTCGGCGGCCACTGGACCAGCCAAATGGTTGCCAGCCTGTGCCTGGCGTTCGCGATCGTTCTTGTGGTTTACTTCGGTTTGGAACACAAACGCGAGACATCATCGCTGCTGACTGCTGAAGATTAA
- a CDS encoding DUF421 domain-containing protein codes for MFVNDPALDLFLRGLILTATAMVWVVLLTRINGLRSFSKMTNFDFVMTVAVGSLLAGASQATGWKGFMQALVAMVGLFLVQYTAARMRKSSSTFETLVQNRPLLLMRDGAFIEEALFATRVTESDLIAKLRESNVLELSKVRAVILETTGDISVMHGDTLEEDLLLGTKTIGD; via the coding sequence ATGTTTGTAAATGATCCTGCACTGGACCTGTTCCTTCGCGGTCTGATTCTGACAGCAACCGCCATGGTCTGGGTCGTGTTGTTGACTCGCATAAACGGTCTGCGATCATTTTCCAAAATGACAAACTTCGATTTTGTGATGACGGTCGCAGTTGGATCGTTGCTCGCCGGGGCAAGCCAGGCCACTGGCTGGAAAGGATTCATGCAGGCTTTGGTCGCCATGGTTGGTTTGTTCCTTGTGCAATACACCGCTGCGCGAATGAGAAAGAGTTCCAGCACATTCGAAACTCTGGTTCAGAATAGACCTCTGCTACTGATGCGGGACGGCGCGTTTATCGAAGAGGCTCTGTTTGCGACACGAGTCACTGAGAGCGATCTGATCGCCAAGCTTCGGGAGTCAAACGTACTGGAACTTTCCAAAGTTCGAGCGGTCATTCTCGAGACCACGGGCGACATCTCCGTCATGCATGGCGATACGTTGGAGGAAGACTTGTTGCTCGGAACTAAAACCATTGGCGATTGA
- a CDS encoding protein kinase domain-containing protein, translating to MDGKNRQHRINELVIEARKISANSLDAFLQQHCADDAELRAAVEKELGIDPEHQLSEFESTADGIRDSALSPEQPIHELSASAADRNLLFGIVALQMNFIDRDSLIVAMNSWALKKTEPIEEILVEQGAMDAAAKVLLSALVDKHLEHHGHSAEESLGALSSGSDDLRASLLEIKDAELGQSVIHLGSNIQDSQSDERTAALGARSTKSGRFRILRPHKNGGLGAVSVALDEELNREVALKEVLPKYSDYQMAHDRLRVEAEITGGLEHPGIVPVYGLGSHPNGSPFYCMRFIQGDSLKGAIRRYHESKDTMTTSDRNLELRSLLRRFIDVCDAVSYAHSRRVLHRDLKPGNIMLGKYGETLVVDWGLAKATGKREEASDRTEMPIVPRSGSTAAPTIAGSAIGTPEYMSPEQAEGRVDQLGPTTDVYSLGATMFCLLTGRPPIVADGITEKLDKVKHGDFPKPTDLDKSIPRPLEAICLKAMRTYPSRRYSTASDLSDDVERWLADETVSAFPEPLLQRATRAIRKNRTAATAVAAATVMALLGLLGMNLVTRSKNREIQARNTEIELRNEQLAGLNNDLTKSNEALNESYKTFRSVTAEMIQKAESELSQMPGMEETRKWLTRTTAETFEEFIDNEPDSLNVTNSENSQIWLAQLLRIDANNLRNDNQIEAAVEKHRNAVSIFEGVVEKNPEGAQGIGMLSESYRDYAVTLARHGQLERSEEVFEETIRLSQQLLSKYPDSKNCQLLMAINYLDFSGLKEKLGDFEGAKSMATKSADLFTALLGKNDLKLKNRRMGALALGKIASFQRKSGDFELARTSVEEAARIARANAAESDMRADQHVLAKVLLESVRIDLDRTTVNEETVALIKEAIGFWEQLHEQYREFSAYHHYLVASHTTYGQTLSQNDEIERATVQFENAIRLGDAFYKRNPKSTRGLERIGDALLVYSKHELKNGNREESLDLARRALVRFQEAVLIQPKSALLKEQLAEARELVETAEKTN from the coding sequence GTGGACGGCAAGAACCGGCAGCATCGCATTAATGAGCTCGTGATCGAAGCGCGCAAGATTTCCGCGAATTCCCTCGACGCGTTTCTTCAACAGCACTGTGCCGACGATGCCGAACTTCGAGCCGCGGTTGAAAAGGAACTGGGGATTGATCCTGAGCATCAACTCAGCGAATTCGAATCAACCGCCGACGGTATTCGAGACTCTGCCCTTAGTCCAGAACAGCCTATACATGAACTGAGTGCCAGCGCTGCTGACCGCAATCTACTTTTCGGAATCGTTGCTCTGCAAATGAACTTCATCGATCGCGACTCTCTGATTGTCGCGATGAACTCATGGGCTCTGAAGAAAACCGAGCCAATTGAGGAGATTCTGGTTGAGCAAGGTGCGATGGACGCTGCGGCGAAAGTTTTACTAAGTGCGTTGGTCGACAAACACCTGGAGCATCACGGACACAGCGCAGAAGAAAGTCTGGGAGCTTTGAGCTCGGGAAGTGATGATTTGAGAGCATCGCTGCTGGAAATTAAGGACGCGGAACTGGGCCAGTCAGTCATTCACCTCGGTTCCAACATTCAGGACTCCCAATCGGATGAACGCACCGCGGCTCTTGGAGCTCGTTCTACAAAGTCCGGACGGTTTCGAATTCTCAGACCTCACAAGAATGGAGGGCTCGGGGCGGTCTCGGTTGCTCTGGATGAAGAACTGAATCGAGAGGTCGCACTCAAGGAAGTTCTTCCGAAGTATTCCGACTACCAGATGGCTCATGACCGATTGCGCGTCGAAGCCGAAATCACCGGTGGGCTGGAGCATCCCGGAATCGTGCCCGTCTACGGCCTTGGAAGTCATCCAAACGGCAGCCCGTTTTATTGCATGCGGTTCATCCAGGGCGATAGCCTCAAAGGAGCCATCCGGAGATACCATGAATCGAAAGATACTATGACGACGTCGGATCGCAATCTCGAATTGCGTTCGTTGCTGCGACGTTTCATCGACGTCTGCGACGCGGTCAGCTATGCGCACAGTCGACGTGTCCTGCATCGCGACTTGAAGCCGGGCAACATCATGCTCGGAAAATATGGCGAAACGCTGGTCGTCGACTGGGGCTTGGCCAAGGCGACAGGCAAACGCGAAGAGGCCTCGGACCGAACAGAGATGCCGATTGTTCCCCGGTCAGGAAGCACTGCAGCGCCGACGATCGCGGGCTCAGCCATTGGGACTCCGGAGTACATGAGTCCGGAACAGGCCGAAGGGCGCGTTGACCAATTGGGGCCGACAACTGACGTCTATAGTCTTGGCGCTACGATGTTTTGTTTGCTGACTGGCCGTCCACCAATCGTCGCTGACGGAATCACGGAAAAACTGGACAAGGTTAAGCATGGAGACTTTCCAAAACCAACCGATCTGGACAAGTCGATCCCAAGACCACTGGAGGCCATTTGCCTCAAAGCGATGCGGACCTATCCAAGTCGCCGCTACTCTACGGCGAGCGATTTGTCTGATGACGTCGAACGATGGTTAGCCGACGAAACCGTTTCTGCATTCCCCGAACCGCTGTTGCAGCGAGCCACGAGGGCTATCCGTAAGAATCGAACTGCTGCGACGGCAGTGGCAGCCGCGACAGTGATGGCTCTGTTGGGATTGCTCGGAATGAACCTTGTGACTCGTTCAAAAAATCGTGAGATCCAGGCGAGAAACACAGAAATTGAGCTTCGCAACGAACAGTTGGCCGGGCTGAACAATGACCTGACCAAATCGAATGAAGCACTCAACGAGAGCTACAAGACTTTCCGATCTGTGACTGCCGAGATGATCCAAAAGGCGGAAAGTGAATTGTCTCAAATGCCCGGCATGGAAGAGACTCGCAAGTGGCTAACGAGGACGACTGCTGAGACGTTCGAAGAATTCATAGACAATGAACCAGATTCGTTGAATGTCACCAACTCTGAAAACTCACAGATATGGCTGGCTCAATTGCTCCGTATTGACGCCAACAACCTCCGCAACGATAACCAGATTGAAGCGGCGGTTGAGAAACATCGAAATGCAGTATCAATTTTTGAAGGTGTCGTCGAGAAAAACCCTGAAGGCGCTCAAGGGATCGGAATGCTGTCGGAAAGCTATCGTGACTACGCCGTCACACTTGCACGCCACGGTCAACTGGAACGCAGTGAAGAAGTCTTTGAAGAAACAATCCGTCTGAGCCAACAGCTTCTTTCCAAATATCCAGACTCCAAGAACTGTCAGCTTCTAATGGCGATCAACTATCTCGACTTTTCAGGCCTCAAGGAAAAACTCGGTGACTTTGAGGGCGCGAAATCAATGGCGACGAAGTCAGCCGATCTATTCACCGCGTTGCTCGGCAAGAATGATTTAAAGTTAAAGAACCGCCGGATGGGTGCTCTCGCACTGGGTAAAATTGCATCGTTTCAACGCAAGTCTGGGGATTTCGAACTGGCGCGAACTTCTGTCGAGGAAGCGGCACGAATCGCGCGAGCCAACGCCGCGGAAAGCGACATGCGAGCCGATCAACACGTCCTGGCCAAGGTGTTGCTTGAGTCGGTAAGAATCGACCTCGATCGCACAACCGTGAACGAGGAAACCGTAGCACTGATCAAAGAAGCAATTGGATTTTGGGAACAACTGCATGAACAATATCGTGAGTTCTCAGCCTATCATCATTATCTGGTTGCCTCCCATACGACATATGGTCAAACACTATCTCAAAACGATGAGATCGAAAGAGCAACAGTCCAATTTGAGAATGCGATTCGACTGGGAGATGCTTTCTACAAACGAAACCCCAAAAGCACTCGCGGATTGGAGCGAATCGGTGACGCATTGCTCGTCTATTCCAAACACGAACTGAAGAACGGGAACAGAGAGGAGTCACTGGATCTGGCCCGTCGAGCATTGGTCAGATTTCAGGAAGCAGTACTGATCCAACCAAAATCAGCACTGCTTAAAGAACAACTGGCGGAAGCTCGCGAACTCGTCGAGACCGCCGAAAAAACAAATTGA
- the cysM gene encoding cysteine synthase CysM, giving the protein MHKINASSAMVGLVGNTPLVEIPTGSDNPKVRLFGKLEGNNPASSVKDRAARSMIQRAEDRGDLKPGMTLIEPTSGNTGIALAMIAASKGYPIELVMPANSTAERVRTMRAFGAKVILTPGERTIEGAIDFARHRAKQDGYFMLDQFANTDNPLAHYETTGPEIWRDTDGQITHFVSAMGTTGTIMGVSRFLKEQNPDVTIVGCQPTKGSRIPGIRRWPQEYLPKFFEPERVDRIVDVSQADAEVQARWLASEYGMFCGISAAGATLVAQQICAELESGIVVTIICDRGDRYLSSTVFADSGEQQTIEKLELS; this is encoded by the coding sequence ATGCACAAAATCAACGCGTCGTCCGCCATGGTGGGCCTGGTCGGCAACACGCCATTGGTTGAGATTCCGACCGGTTCAGACAATCCAAAGGTTCGCCTGTTTGGAAAACTGGAAGGCAACAATCCGGCCAGCAGCGTTAAGGACCGCGCGGCGCGTTCGATGATCCAGCGCGCCGAAGACCGTGGAGATCTGAAACCCGGGATGACGCTGATTGAGCCGACCAGTGGCAACACGGGAATCGCACTGGCGATGATCGCAGCCTCGAAAGGCTATCCGATTGAACTGGTCATGCCTGCCAACAGCACCGCCGAACGGGTGCGAACGATGCGAGCGTTTGGCGCGAAAGTCATCCTGACGCCGGGTGAGCGAACCATCGAAGGAGCGATTGATTTTGCCCGGCATCGAGCGAAACAGGATGGTTACTTCATGTTGGATCAGTTTGCCAACACCGACAATCCGCTGGCTCATTATGAAACGACGGGGCCGGAAATTTGGCGAGACACCGATGGGCAGATCACGCATTTTGTGTCAGCAATGGGAACCACTGGAACGATAATGGGCGTCAGCCGTTTTCTCAAAGAGCAGAACCCTGACGTGACCATTGTGGGGTGCCAGCCGACGAAGGGTTCGCGAATTCCGGGCATTCGCCGCTGGCCCCAGGAGTACTTGCCCAAGTTCTTCGAGCCGGAACGAGTCGACCGAATCGTCGACGTGAGCCAGGCGGACGCCGAAGTTCAGGCTCGATGGCTGGCTTCGGAATACGGAATGTTTTGCGGCATCTCCGCGGCGGGAGCAACGTTGGTGGCACAGCAAATCTGCGCGGAACTGGAATCCGGCATTGTGGTGACGATCATTTGCGATCGCGGCGACCGCTATCTGAGTTCCACAGTTTTCGCGGACTCCGGCGAGCAGCAGACGATTGAGAAACTCGAACTTTCTTAG
- a CDS encoding class I SAM-dependent methyltransferase, producing the protein MQTNTMRLAMLLILAFPIGLCAQTETANETEQKSSSSESSSMGGEKSVKPGVNKNFVDPNLDVDSYVKRFEIESREVYLTRERILAACDIEKGDSVADVGAGTGLFSRMFSTMVGDEGWVYSVDISPRFLEHINRESAKHQISNITGVLCAENSVSLPPNSVDVVFICDTYHHFEYPQSTLASIKRALKPGGHMIVIDFERIEGVSRDWTMGHVRAGKEVFQAEILDAGFKLAEEKKIDGFQENYFLKFTKE; encoded by the coding sequence ATGCAAACGAATACGATGCGTCTGGCCATGCTGCTGATCTTGGCATTCCCAATCGGGCTTTGTGCTCAAACGGAAACGGCCAACGAGACCGAACAGAAGTCTTCGAGCAGCGAATCGTCGTCGATGGGCGGCGAAAAGAGCGTCAAGCCAGGAGTCAACAAGAACTTCGTCGATCCGAATCTGGATGTCGATTCTTATGTGAAACGTTTTGAGATCGAAAGTCGTGAGGTGTACCTGACCCGGGAACGAATCCTGGCGGCTTGCGACATCGAAAAAGGTGACTCGGTCGCTGACGTTGGAGCAGGTACAGGGCTGTTCTCCCGAATGTTCTCAACCATGGTGGGCGATGAAGGCTGGGTATACTCCGTCGATATCTCGCCCAGATTCCTTGAGCATATTAACCGCGAGTCGGCCAAACATCAGATCAGCAACATCACCGGTGTGCTGTGTGCCGAAAACAGCGTCAGCCTTCCGCCCAATTCCGTTGATGTCGTTTTCATTTGCGACACGTATCACCATTTCGAGTATCCGCAATCGACTTTGGCTTCGATCAAACGCGCCCTCAAACCTGGCGGCCACATGATCGTGATTGATTTTGAGCGGATCGAGGGCGTCAGTCGCGATTGGACGATGGGTCATGTCCGTGCCGGAAAAGAAGTGTTTCAGGCGGAGATCCTTGATGCCGGATTCAAGCTGGCTGAAGAGAAGAAGATCGACGGCTTTCAGGAGAACTACTTCCTGAAGTTTACGAAAGAGTAA
- a CDS encoding APC family permease produces MPESESETSTTGRPFGLWSATFLVVANMIGAGVFTTSGFSFADLGDRQFVMYAWLIGSLIAVCGAISYGQLAQRITESGGEYLFLSRMVHPSIGFIAGWVSLLAGFTGAIAFAATAFESYAIPESIRPGWFQPGIAAIASIVLFGMLHSFVLKTGVVAQNLVVVLKLVLLAAFVAIAFAKFPSGWEGMQIETETVTFSVYAIASTLVWISLSFSGFNAAVYITGEVENPKTNVPRALLLGTLIVSGFYLALNFAFLFGPEPDKIRAVPDVAAAASQAIGGNWMATLIRVIVSVALLSSVSSMVIAGPRVYAKMAEDGVFPKLFNASKGKHHAVPVTAIWLQVAMASVVVYFSSLKSLLDYLGFTLSVSAAVAVACIFWTRRTNDTGLQRIFFSAIAMLYVLATIVLAVLSAINRPQQLIGFAVTIISGLVLYYALSTIGKSDNPSRNE; encoded by the coding sequence ATGCCGGAATCCGAGTCGGAAACTTCGACAACTGGCAGACCATTTGGATTGTGGTCGGCAACATTCCTGGTCGTCGCCAACATGATCGGCGCGGGCGTGTTTACAACCAGCGGATTCTCTTTCGCTGATTTGGGAGACCGCCAGTTCGTAATGTACGCGTGGCTGATCGGTTCGCTGATCGCGGTCTGCGGTGCGATCAGCTACGGTCAGCTCGCTCAGCGAATTACCGAATCCGGCGGAGAATATCTTTTCCTCAGCCGAATGGTTCACCCATCAATCGGATTCATTGCGGGTTGGGTTTCGTTGCTGGCGGGTTTCACCGGAGCGATTGCGTTTGCAGCAACGGCATTTGAGTCGTACGCGATTCCTGAATCGATTCGCCCCGGCTGGTTTCAACCCGGCATAGCCGCGATCGCCTCGATCGTGCTGTTCGGCATGTTGCATTCGTTTGTATTAAAGACGGGCGTGGTTGCACAAAACCTGGTGGTGGTTCTCAAGCTCGTGTTGCTGGCCGCGTTTGTTGCGATCGCGTTCGCAAAGTTCCCCAGCGGCTGGGAGGGCATGCAGATTGAAACAGAGACGGTGACTTTCTCCGTTTATGCCATCGCTTCGACGCTGGTTTGGATCTCGCTTAGCTTCAGCGGATTCAACGCAGCGGTTTATATCACTGGAGAAGTCGAAAACCCCAAGACCAATGTTCCTCGTGCTTTGCTGCTGGGCACTTTGATCGTATCGGGTTTCTATTTGGCTTTGAATTTTGCCTTTCTGTTTGGGCCGGAGCCAGACAAGATTCGGGCCGTTCCCGATGTGGCTGCGGCGGCTTCGCAAGCCATCGGCGGCAACTGGATGGCAACGCTTATTCGCGTCATCGTCAGCGTTGCTTTGCTCAGCTCCGTTTCTTCGATGGTGATCGCGGGCCCGAGAGTCTACGCCAAGATGGCTGAAGACGGAGTGTTCCCCAAATTGTTTAACGCTTCAAAGGGTAAACACCACGCGGTGCCCGTAACGGCGATATGGCTGCAAGTCGCAATGGCTTCGGTCGTCGTGTATTTCTCGTCGCTGAAATCGTTGCTGGACTACCTCGGCTTCACGCTCTCGGTCAGCGCTGCGGTCGCTGTGGCATGTATCTTTTGGACTCGGCGCACCAACGATACGGGGCTTCAGCGTATCTTCTTTTCGGCGATTGCAATGCTGTACGTTCTGGCAACGATCGTGCTGGCCGTGCTTTCAGCGATCAATCGCCCGCAACAGTTGATTGGCTTTGCGGTGACGATTATTAGTGGACTCGTGTTGTATTATGCATTGAGTACCATTGGAAAATCAGACAACCCATCCAGAAATGAGTAA
- a CDS encoding OsmC family protein, with product MKARVKWLDHMSFVGESGSGHSVVMDGSPDHGGRDLGVRPMEMVLLGLGGCSAFDVISILKKSRQNVDDCEVHLEAERADDVPAVFTKIKLTYVVTGKDLSQTQVDRAVSLSMDKYCSVTKMLEGSVDISYETQLVSSEEKQTGQ from the coding sequence ATGAAGGCACGAGTTAAATGGCTTGACCACATGAGTTTCGTTGGTGAATCCGGCAGCGGTCACAGCGTCGTGATGGATGGCTCACCGGACCACGGTGGACGTGACCTTGGCGTTCGGCCGATGGAAATGGTGTTGCTCGGACTCGGTGGCTGTTCCGCGTTCGACGTCATCAGTATCCTGAAGAAGTCACGCCAGAACGTCGACGACTGCGAGGTCCATCTGGAAGCCGAACGCGCCGACGATGTTCCTGCCGTGTTTACGAAAATCAAACTGACTTACGTCGTAACCGGCAAAGATCTTTCGCAGACACAAGTCGATCGAGCGGTCAGCCTGTCGATGGACAAGTATTGCTCGGTCACAAAGATGCTTGAGGGATCGGTCGACATCAGCTACGAAACACAGCTCGTATCGAGCGAAGAAAAACAAACGGGCCAGTAG
- the eda gene encoding bifunctional 4-hydroxy-2-oxoglutarate aldolase/2-dehydro-3-deoxy-phosphogluconate aldolase, which translates to MDGIIGEIEALKVVPVVAIENPDDANRLADALLEGGIPCAEITLRTAGGLKAIEALSKRPEFLVGAGTVHSDQQAAAVADAGARFVVSPGFNPKTVAWCKDHDLPVFPGISSPTDLEMALEFELEVVKFFPAEAMGGIKTLKAFHGPYQSIRFMPTGGISMSNLADYLSLPWVVACGGSWLAKSNLIAEGRFDEIVRLTAETTSLLKEISA; encoded by the coding sequence ATGGACGGGATTATAGGGGAAATCGAAGCACTCAAAGTGGTGCCCGTTGTGGCGATCGAAAATCCGGACGATGCCAACCGTTTGGCAGATGCGTTGCTCGAAGGAGGCATCCCCTGCGCGGAGATCACGTTGCGGACCGCCGGCGGACTCAAAGCGATTGAAGCGCTGTCGAAACGCCCAGAATTTCTCGTCGGCGCAGGCACCGTTCACAGTGACCAACAGGCGGCTGCCGTTGCCGACGCCGGAGCCCGGTTTGTGGTGAGCCCTGGTTTCAATCCAAAAACCGTAGCCTGGTGTAAGGATCATGACCTGCCAGTGTTCCCTGGTATTTCCAGTCCGACCGATCTGGAGATGGCGCTGGAATTTGAACTGGAGGTAGTCAAGTTCTTTCCCGCCGAAGCGATGGGCGGGATCAAGACGCTGAAGGCTTTCCACGGTCCCTATCAATCGATCCGTTTCATGCCCACTGGCGGCATCTCGATGTCCAACCTTGCGGATTACCTCTCGCTACCCTGGGTCGTCGCCTGTGGTGGTAGCTGGCTGGCGAAATCGAATCTGATCGCCGAAGGTCGCTTTGACGAGATTGTTCGTCTGACGGCAGAAACCACCAGCCTGCTAAAAGAAATCTCGGCTTAG